The region CACGCCCGACGACAGAAGGCTGGGAAAAAGGGGCAGCATCCGCTTGCCAACTACCTGACTTTCAACCACCCTCATCTGATTCAGGCTGGCCTGATTGGCCATCCGGCAGATAAAATCCTCGATTTTACCCTCGGCATCGCGAACGGGCTCCAGCAACTGCATACTACAGGGCGATTCGTGAAAGAGCTTCCGGAGCAAGTCGGTCTGTTGCTGCGGCACCCGTTCTGTTTGGGCAGGGGGTACGATTTCGCCGTAATTAACCAGCACGCCATCTTCCAGCTTAGTGACCAGCATATCGTACACCTGCACCGACTGATTACCCGGCCGACTGTATTCCATCTCGAACCGAACGGCCCGCCCACGCTCTACCACCACGCTGAATTGCTGAAGTAAGAACTGCCGGTCGGCCACCGTAAATAGTTGACTGATCGAACGCCCGGTCAGTTCCCGCTGCGGATACCCCCACATCTCCTGCGTAGAGGAGTTGAGCATAACCAGACTAAAATCCGTGATTTTCCCATCGGCATTTCGCTGAGCATGATACAGTACCGCACTGCTGAGGTGAGAGCTTAAATCCGGACTAGGCAGTGCATTGGCGAAGGCAGAGACTGGTATCATAACACTAGGGCAAAAATCGTCTGTTACGGGGGCAGGCTCAACTCTATTTTGGTGGCCTTACTATAAACAAATGTAACTAATTCCAATCCACTTTTTGAATAGACTGGCAGGCCTTATCTACTCAGTATTAGCTTTTTGTTCAGGAGCATTAACGTTTTATCTGGAAGAACAACGCAGGCACCATGCATTAACGCTGCTCTATTGGTTTGTTTCCGTCGCATTGTTCAGTTTGTCGCTACCGTCCACAGAATAAAGTTGAACAATAGTATTATTTTTTGGTATTATTGTTTAGACACATTACTTACCGGTTTCCTATTTTCCCTGAAAACCAGCAAGTACCGTGCCCTATTTACTCATCGCGTTATCCAAAACTAAATCATGAGCATTACGTTAGCACAAGCCGAAACAGCTGTACAGGCAGCCAAAGTTAAAGCGACAGAACTAGGAACTCTGATGAACATTGCCATCGTCGACACAGGAGCCAACCTCACCGCCTTTGCCCACATGGATGGTGCCTGGCTGGGTTCGATTGATATTTCGCAGAAGAAAGCCAGAACCGCCCGGTATTTCGATATGCCAACGGGCGAAATTGGCAAACTATCGCAACCGGGTGGTTCGCTCTACAACATAGAACACTCCAACGGTGGGCTCATTACCTTTCCCGGCGGCATACCGATCAAAAATGCAGACGGTGACATCATTGGTGCCATTGGCGTGTCCGGCAGCACCGTCGAGAATGACCATATCGTTGCCCAGGCGGGCGTTGACGCCCTCGCCCAGTAAACGTCAGCAAGTAGCTGACGCGAAAACAATACACCCACGCCAGCTACCGGCGAACTTCTAACTCCTAACTCCTACCTCTATGTGTCAAAATCATGGTGTTGCGTATATCAAACCCGGCGTGGTTGAAGTCCAATCCATTGACTACCCGAAGCTGGCCCTTGGCGACCGAAAATGTCACCATGGGGTTATTCTGCAAATCGTTTCGACCAACATCTGCGGCAGCGACCAGCACATGGTTCGGGGGCGGACAACGGCACCTGCCGGTCTGGTGCTGGGACACGAAATAACGGGCCTGGTTATCGAAGCCGGTCGCGATGTGGAGTTTATCAAAGAAGGCGACCTGGTCTCGGTTCCGTTCAATATTGCCTGCGGGCGTTGCCGCAATTGCAAAGTGGGTCAAACGGGCATATGCCTGAATGTGAACCCCGCCCGCCCTGGTGCGGCTTACGGATACGTCGACATGGGCGGCTGGGTTGGCGGACAGGCCGAATACGTGATGGTGCCCTACGCCGATTTTAACTTGCTGAAGTTTCCGGATAAAGATCAGGCAATGGCCAAAATTCGCGATCTGACACTCCTCTCCGACATTTTCCCAACGGGCTATCATGGGGCCGTTATGGCCGGTGTGGGACCGGGGTCGATTGTGTACGTTGCGGGTGCCGGACCCGTTGGCCTGGCCTGTGCCGCTTCCTGTCATTTGCTCGGAGCCGCCGTCGTTATTGTTGGCGACATGATTCCCGAGCGGCTGGAGCAAGCCAAAAGCTTCGGTTGTGAAACGATCGACCTCCGCAACGAAGCCTCGCTGGCCGACCAGATTGCCGCGATCATCGGCGTGCCCGAAGTGGATTCAGCTGTCGACTGCGTAGGTTTTGAAGCACGCGGCCACGGCGCCGATGCCGCCACGGAGCAACCAGCCACCGTGCTGAATGCCGCCATGACCATTACCCGGGCGGGCGGGGCCATCGGTATCCCCGGCCTCTACGTAACGGGCGACCCCGGGGCCTCGACAGAAGCCGCCAAAGAAGGTAATCTTAACATTCGTATTGGACTGGGCTGGGCAAAATCACACTCGTTCTACACGGGCCAGTGTCCGGTTATGAAATACCACCGGCAGTTGATGAATGCCATTCTGTACGATAAGATACAGATTGCCAAAGCCGTCAATGTGGAAGTGATCAGTTTGGACAAAGCCCCTAAAGGCTACCAGGATTTCGACAAAGGGGCCGCCAAGAAATTCGTGATCGATCCCCACGGAATGATTCCCAATTAAGGCAGGAGGCCGCAACCGGTACGCAGCGCGCCGGGCATTCAGATAAGCGTAAACAAGTGCGTGTCCGCAGGTAGGTGATCTCATCTATCTGCGGACTTTTTTGTGCCGTATTGCCAGGTTTTTTCAGGAACGCGGCACAAATACCAACCAGATCCGGCGCTTGTCCGAAATGTGAGTGTGTTTGTCCGAAATGTGAGCGCCCCTGCTGGCCCAATGCCCCAACTTTGTTACCGTCAATGACACACAGGCCTACGGAATAACGCAAACCAAACTACCACACCAAACCAGAAACATACCAAAACCCATTACGCTTTACCCACACCATAAAGCCTTTTTTTAATCGTCATATCTGAGTCGGGCGCCCGACTCAGGTACAGCTTATTCCTGGCCAGACCCCAATTATGAAAGCTTTATCCAACTATTATGATGTAATGAAAGACCATTGCGGTGTAGTGGTCGTCGGTTCGGGCCAGGGCGGAGGTGTAACAGCCTCCTGCCCGGCACGAGCTTCTACAATTTGCCCGTCAACAACCCGTTCGGCTTAGCGGCAATACGCCCGTTACGGGACCCCGTCAGTCGTTAAGCGGTTAAAATGCCGTTGAAACAGTTACTCGTCCATTCACGCTTAGCTGAAGCAGCCCCGTTAACAGCCCCTAACTCACCCATAAACTTGTCATGAACACGCTCCTAACCTGGTACCGCCATACAATATGGATGGGTATTGTTCTGAACCTGGGTTTGCTCCTGCAAAACGGCTCACCAACCAATAAACAAGTGAGCGTGCAGGGTATCGAAAAATATCTGTTGACCATCAATGACGAAGCAGAGCACACGCTGCCCGTGGAGTTGGTCAGACGGCAGATCGGCTACAGATCGGTAGAGCCTACCTGTACCTTCTGTCATGACGGAGCCTTCAAAGGCAGAAACCTGAGCACCAACAGACCTAAAGTGCTCACGTACAGCCCGACGCAGATGTCGGGTCTCGAAGCCTCTCAACGGTCTTCGTACGACTGTGCCGCCAGCAAACGCTCCGGTTCCGATACGCTCATGCGGTACATCGATCCGTTACCCGACAGGTCGTCGACCGGGCATATGGTCTACAAACACCTCACCATTCCTTTCGCCAAAACAGCGCTGTTGAAACAGCAACAGACTTACGCCTGGCAGAAATAGTCTGAATTCATACCATGAGTCATCGCGCCTTTTAGTCCGTTTTGCTGCTGAAACCCGGAGTAAACTTGCTGGTGAGCTGATCGGCATAGTTTGTAACTATGTCCAACGCCTTTTATAATAAGCACCTAACTGCCCGACATACCTGGTTGGTATGCCGGGCAGTCCCTTTTTTAGAATCCCTATACTTCGGAAGAATTCCTCTACTATTTATGTACGTACAAGCATTCGGCACCGTTGCCTTAAAATTAGTATACGTTGAACTTTAGATAAAAACATCATTGTTACATATTCATTCAACATTTTCCTATGAGTAAACCAGTTAACAACGGTTAGTCCACCACGACACTTCGCTGGTTTCGTTTATTTTTGCTGAGGCTCAAGTCTGATTATCCACACAAAATGAGATAAAGTTTCACCAAAAGCACCTTATCTGAAATTGGTTTTCAACTTCATCAGAACAGTTATCCGCACCTAACGCCGATCAGGTTCTCCATGATCGCTTTCAACAGAGAAAAGACTATCCATTCCCCAATACATACCTAAAACCAGTACCCGCTAATCGGGGTGTTGCAGCCAGGTGGTATTCGACTGATCACCATACTCCGTTCCCGGATATTAGTTGTCGGATGATGGATAATACTTACATTTAGGCATCTATACGCACCCGGTTCTCTGGCGGCTGACAGTGCTCTCTGAATTGAGAATTCTCTTTACTAAACATCAACCCATGCTAAAGATTTTAGTTGTCGATGACGAACTGGACATCAAGCCCTTGTATGAACAACGGTTTGCCCGTGAAATCTTGAGTCAGCAGGTAGACATTTATTTTGCCCATTCAGGCGAAGAAGCACTGGGGGGGCTAGCGGATTCGGAAGTCGGGCTAATTTTATCCGATATCAATATGCCTGGCATGAACGGACTGGAACTGCTTCGCCGGGTCCGGCAGAAGTACCCCAAACAACCACCAGCCATTATGATGGTGACGGCCTATGGCGATGATGAAAACTACCGACAGGCCATGCGTGCCGGGGCCGATGATTTTTTAACCAAACCGCTGGATTTCAAACTACTGAAAACTAAACTCAAAGACCTGACGGCGCATGGGCACCAAAATACTGGTCATTGATGATGAACCCGATATTGAACCACTGCTTCTACAGCGGTTTTGGCTTACCATACGAGAAGGTATCTATCAGTTCAAGTTCGCCAGAGGGGGCTATGAAGCCATCTCCTTAATCAAGGCCGAACCAGACTACGACGTATTACTGGTCGATATCAACATGCGCGACATGGACGGGCTAACCCTGCTCAGCTACCTGCCCGATCTGCTGCCTAATGGCCGGGCTGTGATGGTATCGGCCTATGGCGATATGGATAATATCCGAACGGCCATGAATAGGGGCGCATTTGACTTCGTTTGTAAACCAATCAACTTCAAAGATCTGGAGCTGACCGTCGAGAAAACCGCCCGGCACGTCCACCAACTGCGTGAGTCGGCCCGGACAAAACTGGCGGCCGATCTGAAAACCCATTTCTTCGACAACATAACGCATGAGTTCCGAACGCCGTTAACCCTTATCCTGGCTCCCGTCGAACGGTTGCTGCGCCAATG is a window of Spirosoma linguale DSM 74 DNA encoding:
- a CDS encoding formaldehyde dehydrogenase, glutathione- independent (TIGRFAM: formaldehyde dehydrogenase, glutathione- independent~PFAM: Alcohol dehydrogenase GroES domain protein; Alcohol dehydrogenase zinc-binding domain protein~KEGG: cps:CPS_4039 putative glutathione-independent formaldehyde dehydrogenase) gives rise to the protein MCQNHGVAYIKPGVVEVQSIDYPKLALGDRKCHHGVILQIVSTNICGSDQHMVRGRTTAPAGLVLGHEITGLVIEAGRDVEFIKEGDLVSVPFNIACGRCRNCKVGQTGICLNVNPARPGAAYGYVDMGGWVGGQAEYVMVPYADFNLLKFPDKDQAMAKIRDLTLLSDIFPTGYHGAVMAGVGPGSIVYVAGAGPVGLACAASCHLLGAAVVIVGDMIPERLEQAKSFGCETIDLRNEASLADQIAAIIGVPEVDSAVDCVGFEARGHGADAATEQPATVLNAAMTITRAGGAIGIPGLYVTGDPGASTEAAKEGNLNIRIGLGWAKSHSFYTGQCPVMKYHRQLMNAILYDKIQIAKAVNVEVISLDKAPKGYQDFDKGAAKKFVIDPHGMIPN
- a CDS encoding response regulator receiver protein (PFAM: response regulator receiver~SMART: response regulator receiver~KEGG: mrd:Mrad2831_5657 adenylate/guanylate cyclase) — encoded protein: MLKILVVDDELDIKPLYEQRFAREILSQQVDIYFAHSGEEALGGLADSEVGLILSDINMPGMNGLELLRRVRQKYPKQPPAIMMVTAYGDDENYRQAMRAGADDFLTKPLDFKLLKTKLKDLTAHGHQNTGH
- a CDS encoding protein of unknown function DUF336 (PFAM: protein of unknown function DUF336~KEGG: mch:Mchl_4527 protein of unknown function DUF336); the protein is MSITLAQAETAVQAAKVKATELGTLMNIAIVDTGANLTAFAHMDGAWLGSIDISQKKARTARYFDMPTGEIGKLSQPGGSLYNIEHSNGGLITFPGGIPIKNADGDIIGAIGVSGSTVENDHIVAQAGVDALAQ
- a CDS encoding hypothetical protein (KEGG: pfo:Pfl01_5218 hypothetical protein); this translates as MNTLLTWYRHTIWMGIVLNLGLLLQNGSPTNKQVSVQGIEKYLLTINDEAEHTLPVELVRRQIGYRSVEPTCTFCHDGAFKGRNLSTNRPKVLTYSPTQMSGLEASQRSSYDCAASKRSGSDTLMRYIDPLPDRSSTGHMVYKHLTIPFAKTALLKQQQTYAWQK